One window of the Oscillospiraceae bacterium genome contains the following:
- the safA gene encoding SafA/ExsA family spore coat assembly protein, whose product MISVFPMAAQTATYKVVKGDTLWKIAVKYQVGVSEIIALNPQITNPALIYPDQVIKIPLPDAQQLAYEQKVVDLVNQARKSNGLKPLTINWQLARVARYKAQDMHDKHYFSHTSPTYGSPFDMMKAFGITYRSAGENIAMGYTTPQSVFDGWMNSPGHRANILNASYTQIGVGFFEEGYYWSQMFIG is encoded by the coding sequence ATGATATCGGTCTTCCCGATGGCCGCGCAGACCGCCACTTATAAAGTGGTCAAAGGTGACACCCTATGGAAGATTGCCGTCAAGTATCAGGTGGGCGTCAGTGAGATCATCGCGCTCAACCCGCAGATTACAAATCCCGCTCTGATCTACCCCGATCAAGTCATCAAGATCCCGCTGCCGGACGCCCAGCAACTGGCGTATGAGCAAAAGGTCGTGGACCTGGTGAACCAAGCCCGAAAGTCCAACGGTCTGAAACCGCTGACCATCAACTGGCAGCTGGCACGCGTTGCCCGCTATAAGGCGCAGGATATGCACGATAAGCACTATTTTTCGCATACGAGCCCGACTTACGGCTCGCCGTTCGATATGATGAAAGCCTTCGGCATCACTTACCGAAGTGCAGGTGAAAACATTGCGATGGGTTATACAACTCCGCAAAGCGTCTTCGACGGTTGGATGAACTCTCCGGGACATCGGGCGAATATTCTGAACGCAAGTTACACTCAGATCGGCGTCGGTTTCTTCGAAGAGGGCTATTATTGGTCCCAGATGTTCATCGGGTAA
- a CDS encoding sigma-70 family RNA polymerase sigma factor — protein MLITLLTLADNGDDRLFFAQIYEKNEKLMLVIANRILHSKEKAEEAVQDAFVKAIEHLSELKRKNEEELKAWLIVVVRHISLNTAKRESQVEYFNPQDWYAAETDRTIEGFKNEINYRRLKESIRELPSVYEDVLYLRIVCEWSYEEIERELNIEEKILGTRIKRGKEMLIRKLMREENINQLQNTKISK, from the coding sequence ATGCTTATAACATTATTGACTTTGGCTGACAACGGAGATGACCGGTTGTTTTTCGCGCAAATTTATGAAAAAAACGAAAAACTGATGCTTGTGATTGCAAACCGGATTCTGCATTCTAAGGAAAAGGCGGAGGAAGCGGTTCAGGACGCTTTTGTCAAAGCGATTGAGCATCTTTCGGAACTGAAACGAAAAAACGAAGAGGAATTGAAGGCCTGGCTGATTGTTGTCGTCAGACACATCTCGCTCAATACCGCGAAAAGAGAATCCCAGGTGGAGTATTTTAACCCACAGGATTGGTATGCGGCGGAAACAGACAGAACGATTGAAGGTTTTAAAAATGAGATCAATTACCGACGGCTGAAAGAGTCAATAAGAGAATTGCCATCGGTGTATGAAGATGTTTTATATCTGCGCATTGTGTGCGAGTGGAGTTATGAAGAGATCGAACGGGAACTCAATATCGAAGAAAAAATCCTCGGAACCCGCATCAAGCGAGGTAAAGAAATGTTAATTCGTAAACTGATGAGAGAGGAAAATATAAATCAACTCCAAAATACGAAAATTTCCAAATAA